In Tripterygium wilfordii isolate XIE 37 chromosome 15, ASM1340144v1, whole genome shotgun sequence, one DNA window encodes the following:
- the LOC119979788 gene encoding uncharacterized protein LOC119979788, with the protein MYRRSYKLISRRAVLARRVTDLVPYGKPSFLHSPTSQFLYLPYRTDPELQLQFPTHSRRYSTHSASEVDVDREVDMINLKFAEAREEIEMAMESKETVYFDEEAECARAAAKEVVDMFEGLLGKLPEGDKAALQRSMGLKIEQLKAEIKQLDD; encoded by the coding sequence ATGTATCGACGATCCTACAAATTGATCTCGAGACGCGCGGTTCTAGCTCGTCGAGTAACTGACTTGGTCCCATATGGGAAGCCCTCGTTTCTTCACTCACCGACTTCACAATTCCTCTATCTCCCATACCGAACTGATCCCGAATTGCAATTACAGTTCCCGACTCACTCGAGAAGATACTCTACTCACTCAGCGTCGGAGGTGGATGTTGACAGGGAAGTGGACATGATAAACCTCAAGTTTGCGGAGGCCAGAGAGGAGATTGAGATGGCTATGGAGTCCAAAGAGACCGTCTATTTCGACGAAGAAGCAGAATGCGCACGCGCTGCGGCGAAGGAAGTCGTCGACATGTTTGAGGGGCTTCTGGGCAAGCTTCCTGAGGGTGACAAGGCGGCATTGCAGCGATCCATGGGGCTCAAGATTGAGCAATTAAAGGCTGAGATTAAGCAGTTGGATGATTGA
- the LOC120016105 gene encoding protein PIGMENT DEFECTIVE 338, chloroplastic-like: MQTLLQPCKFFSLLNSSEQPCFDFVVVHNSIRIRAPQSNPNSPLQKIQTFGAFSRNTLVVSNNFPVWGSTQIVSCSQKHVVDSVWNSQLPGKADEPRIDENEELELLNKPSPLKNGSSSVVDNESKKLDEEEALAPFMKFFKPRDSSSPEAEEDNGELGVMEQKSEVKTDDEEAKKINVEYYDPKKGDLVVGVVVSGNENKLDVNVGADLLGTMLTKEVLPLYEKEMEYLLCDLSKNGKEFMVGGKTGIVRNDDALNGEPGLGRPVVETGTILFAEVLGRTLSGRPLLSSRWLFRRIAWHRVRQIRQLNEPIEVKIMEWNTGGLLTRIEGLRAFLPKAELVNRVNNFTELKQNIGRRIFVRITRINEDTNDLILSEREAWEKLHLKEGTLLEGTVKKIFPYGAQIRIGETNRSGLLHVSNITRAQVNSVDELLKVDEKLKVLVVNSMFPDKISLSIAHLESEPGLFISNKEKVFAEAEEMAKRYRQKLPNVLPTHTLETPSTSGLPFDNEASMYANWKWFRFERENEVQ, translated from the exons ATGCAAACCCTTCTTCAACCATGTAAgttcttctctctcctcaacTCTTCTGAACAACcgtgttttgattttgttgttgtCCACAACTCGATTCGTATTAGAGCTCCTCAAAGCAACCCCAATTCACCACTTCAAAAAATCCAAACTTTCGGCGCATTTTCTCGCAATACCCTAGTTGTCTCAAACAATTTTCCGGTTTGGGGAAGTACCCAAATTGTCTCTTGCTCTCAAAAGCATGTTGTAGATAGTGTTTGGAATTCCCAATTGCCCGGAAAGGCTGATGAACCTAGAATTGATGAGAATGAGGAGCTTGAATTGCTGAACAAGCCGTCTCCATTAAAAAATGGTTCATCTTCAGTAGTTGATAATGAATCCAAAAAACTTGATGAGGAGGAGGCGCTGGCACCTTTTATGAAGTTCTTCAAGCCTAGAGATTCTTCTTCACCAGAAGCCGAAGAAGACAATGGTGAATTAGGTGTTATGGAGCAGAAAAGTGAGGTAAAAACTGATGATGAGGAAGCTAAGAAGATTAATGTTGAGTATTATGACCCAAAAAAGGGTGACTTAGTGGTGGGTGTGGTTGTGTCTGGGAATGAGAATAAGCTTGATGTGAATGTTGGGGCAGATTTATTGGGTACAATGTTGACAAAGGAGGTTCTTCCTTTATATGAAAAAGAGATGGAATACTTGTTATGTGACTTAAGCAAGAATGGTAAGGAGTTTATGGTTGGAGGGAAGACGGGAATTGTAAGGAATGATGATGCACTGAACGGGGAACCAGGCCTTGGGAGGCCTGTAGTGGAGACTGGAACTATTCTGTTTGCGGAGGTCCTGGGGAGAACATTGAGTGGGAGACCGCTGCTATCCTCTAGATGGCTCTTCCGAAGGATTGCTTGGCATCGAGTGAGGCAG ATAAGGCAACTCAATGAACCCATTGAGGTTAAGATTATGGAATGGAATACGGGGGGCCTTCTCACGAGGATAGAG GGATTGAGAGCTTTCCTTCCAAAAGCTGAGTTGGTCAATAGGGTGAACAACTTTACTGAATTGAAACAAAAT ATTGGCCGTCGAATATTTGTCCGGATCACTCGAATAAATGAGGATACTAATGACTTAATACTGAGCGAGAGGGAAGCATGG GAAAAGTTGCACCTTAAGGAGGGAACTCTTCTGGAAGGAACTGTCAAGAAAATTTTCCCATATGGAGCCCAAATAAGGATAGGTGAAACTAATAGAAG TGGGTTGCTGCACGTCTCCAACATCACTCGTGCCCAGGTCAATTCAGTTGATGAGCTACTTAAAGTGGATGAGAAGCTGAAGGTTCTGGTTGTGAACTCGATGTTTCCTGATAAAATCTCTCTCAG TATTGCTCACCTCGAAAGTGAGCCTGGCCTATTTATATCTAACAAAGAG AAAGTATTTGCCGAGGCAGAAGAGATGGCGAAGAGATACAGGCAGAAGCTACCTAACGTTCTGCCAACTCATACGTTAGAGACACCTTCGACTAGTGGTCTACCTTTTGACAACGAAGCGAGTATGTATGCAAATTGGAAGTGGTTCAGATTTGAAAGAGAGAATGAAGTGCAATGA
- the LOC120015972 gene encoding type IV inositol polyphosphate 5-phosphatase 3-like isoform X1, with product MVFAYTRSTEQMESRKKPRQSESDCAENCCLAWWYLQLPWARVVMRKWLNISAKDSDYSADPDDPYSDSEDDQVTDEWEQNLRTARSDFNDGLAKLRRRTSETFRAQYINTKELRIRVGTWNVGGQVPPDDLDIDDWININEPADIYVLGIQEIVPLNAGNIFGPEDNRPVAKWENIIRETLNRIRPSTMKIKSFSDPPSPSKFKPSEDIPDIEEQLFLESDSDIGEEIYPLDDNSNSYSEVKAGPINEENNFKSSELDCIESEKLDMPVEQDLQRKFSSPKKLDRLNCLRTEDCTDNVEEPAAQKFGKLTKLLSNSEKIGLSWPEPPRDLLSQHVLERTSTFNSVKSFNASNTFKKYRSFKSFTNEVSPGIALLAELDLEALMNRKRRSSYVRIVSKQMVGIFLTVWVRRSLRRHIQNLRVSTVGVGVMGYIGNKGSVSVSMSIYQTLFCFVTTHLTSGEKDGDELKRNADVHEIHRRTQFRPVSNIGLPKSIHDHERIIWLGDLNYRINLSYVRALELISEKEWSKLVESDQLVRELRKGHAFDGWSEGALTFPPTYKYELNSEKYYGEDPKAGRRTPAWCDRILSYGKGMKLLSYKRTEVKLSDHRPVSATYMAEVEVLSPRRLQRALTFTDAEIENTEIIADSDY from the exons ATGGTATTTGCTTATACCAGGTCTACAGAGCAAATGGAGTCTCGCAAAAAGCCGCGGCAATCGGAG AGCGATTGCGCTGAAAACTGTTGTTTGGCTTGGTGGTACCTACAGCTTCCATGGGCTCGCGTGGTCATGCGCAAATGGCTCAACATCAGCGCCAAAGATTCTGATTACAGCGCCGACCCTGACGATCCATATTCTGACTCTGAAGATGACCAAG TGACTGATGAATGGGAGCAGAATTTGCGGACTGCTCGGAGTGATTTTAATG ATGGTCTTGCAAAGTTAAGAAGACGGACTTCCGAAACTTTTAGGGCACAGTATATCAATACAAAGGAACTCAG AATTCGTGTTGGCACATGGAATGTCGGAGGACAAGTTCCACCTGACGACCTAGACATTGATGATTGGATCAACATCAACGAACCCGCTGACATTTATGTGCTTGG AATACAGGAAATTGTACCCCTAAATGCTGGGAATATATTTGGTCCAGAAGATAACCGTCCAGTTGCAAAATGGGAAAACATCATTCGTGAAACATTAAATCGGATTCGACCTTCAACAATGAAGATCAAAAGTTTTAGTGATCCTCCATCCCCATCAAAGTTCAAGCCATCTGAAGATATCCCTGATATAGAAGAACAATTATTTCTTGAGAGTGATAGTGATATTGGTGAGGAAATTTATCCGTTAGATGATAACTCCAACAGTTATAGTGAAGTCAAGGCTGGTCCAATCAATGAAGAAAACAACTTCAAGAGTTCTGAACTAGACTGCATTGAGAGTGAGAAGTTAGATATGCCAGTAGAACAGGATTTGCAGAGGAAATTTTCTTCTCCAAAGAAACTAGATAGATTGAATTGCCTCCGAACAGAAGATTGTACAGATAACGTAGAAGAGCCAGCTGCCCAAAAATTTGGAAAATTAACTAAACTGTTAAGCAACTCTGAAAAGATTGGTTTGAGCTGGCCGGAGCCTCCCCGAGACTTGTTATCTCAGCATGTTTTGGAGAGGACAAGTACCTTCAATTCTGTTAAATCTTTCAATGCATCCAacactttcaaaaaatataGATCTTTTAAATCATTCACCAATGAGGTGTCTCCTGGAATAGCTTTACTCGCAGAACTTGACCTTGAAGCTCTCATGAATCGGAAAAGAAGGTCTTCATATGTAAGGATAGTTAGTAAGCAGATGGTTGGGATTTTTCTCACTGTATGGGTTCGGAGGAGCTTACGCAGGCATATTCAGAACCTAAGAGTGTCTactgttggtgttggtgttaTGGGTTACATTGGGAACAAG GGATCAGTGTCTGTCAGCATGTCCATATATCAGACACTATTTTGCTTTGTAACTACTCACCTGACATCAGGTGAAAAAGATGGAGATGAACTGAAAAGAAACGCTGATGTGCATGAAATACATAGAAGAACCCAATTCCGTCCAGTCTCCAACATTGGCCTGCCCAAAAGTATTCATGATCACGA AAGGATAATCTGGTTGGGTGATCTGAACTATCGTATTAACTTGTCATATGTGAGAGCACTTGAACTTATCTCCGAAAAGGAGTGGTCCAAGTTGGTGGAGAGCGACCAG CTTGTACGAGAGCTGAGAAAAGGTCATGCATTTGATGGATGGTCTGAGGGTGCTTTAACTTTTCCACCAACATATAAGTATGAGCTAAATTCTGAGAAGTATTATGGGGAGGATCCAAAGGCTGGGAGGCGTACTCCGGCATG gtGTGATCGCATCCTTTCTTACGGCAAGGGAATGAAGTTACTGAGTTACAAGAGGACTGAGGTTAAACTTTCTGATCATCGACCTGTGTCTGCCACATATATGGCTGAGGTTGAGGTGCTTTCTCCTAGGAGGCTACAGAGGGCACTCACATTTACAGATGCTGAAATTGAAAATACGGAAATTATAGCAGACTCAGATTATTGA
- the LOC120015972 gene encoding type IV inositol polyphosphate 5-phosphatase 3-like isoform X3, which yields MVFAYTRSTEQMESRKKPRQSELPWARVVMRKWLNISAKDSDYSADPDDPYSDSEDDQVTDEWEQNLRTARSDFNDGLAKLRRRTSETFRAQYINTKELRIRVGTWNVGGQVPPDDLDIDDWININEPADIYVLGIQEIVPLNAGNIFGPEDNRPVAKWENIIRETLNRIRPSTMKIKSFSDPPSPSKFKPSEDIPDIEEQLFLESDSDIGEEIYPLDDNSNSYSEVKAGPINEENNFKSSELDCIESEKLDMPVEQDLQRKFSSPKKLDRLNCLRTEDCTDNVEEPAAQKFGKLTKLLSNSEKIGLSWPEPPRDLLSQHVLERTSTFNSVKSFNASNTFKKYRSFKSFTNEVSPGIALLAELDLEALMNRKRRSSYVRIVSKQMVGIFLTVWVRRSLRRHIQNLRVSTVGVGVMGYIGNKGSVSVSMSIYQTLFCFVTTHLTSGEKDGDELKRNADVHEIHRRTQFRPVSNIGLPKSIHDHERIIWLGDLNYRINLSYVRALELISEKEWSKLVESDQLVRELRKGHAFDGWSEGALTFPPTYKYELNSEKYYGEDPKAGRRTPAWCDRILSYGKGMKLLSYKRTEVKLSDHRPVSATYMAEVEVLSPRRLQRALTFTDAEIENTEIIADSDY from the exons ATGGTATTTGCTTATACCAGGTCTACAGAGCAAATGGAGTCTCGCAAAAAGCCGCGGCAATCGGAG CTTCCATGGGCTCGCGTGGTCATGCGCAAATGGCTCAACATCAGCGCCAAAGATTCTGATTACAGCGCCGACCCTGACGATCCATATTCTGACTCTGAAGATGACCAAG TGACTGATGAATGGGAGCAGAATTTGCGGACTGCTCGGAGTGATTTTAATG ATGGTCTTGCAAAGTTAAGAAGACGGACTTCCGAAACTTTTAGGGCACAGTATATCAATACAAAGGAACTCAG AATTCGTGTTGGCACATGGAATGTCGGAGGACAAGTTCCACCTGACGACCTAGACATTGATGATTGGATCAACATCAACGAACCCGCTGACATTTATGTGCTTGG AATACAGGAAATTGTACCCCTAAATGCTGGGAATATATTTGGTCCAGAAGATAACCGTCCAGTTGCAAAATGGGAAAACATCATTCGTGAAACATTAAATCGGATTCGACCTTCAACAATGAAGATCAAAAGTTTTAGTGATCCTCCATCCCCATCAAAGTTCAAGCCATCTGAAGATATCCCTGATATAGAAGAACAATTATTTCTTGAGAGTGATAGTGATATTGGTGAGGAAATTTATCCGTTAGATGATAACTCCAACAGTTATAGTGAAGTCAAGGCTGGTCCAATCAATGAAGAAAACAACTTCAAGAGTTCTGAACTAGACTGCATTGAGAGTGAGAAGTTAGATATGCCAGTAGAACAGGATTTGCAGAGGAAATTTTCTTCTCCAAAGAAACTAGATAGATTGAATTGCCTCCGAACAGAAGATTGTACAGATAACGTAGAAGAGCCAGCTGCCCAAAAATTTGGAAAATTAACTAAACTGTTAAGCAACTCTGAAAAGATTGGTTTGAGCTGGCCGGAGCCTCCCCGAGACTTGTTATCTCAGCATGTTTTGGAGAGGACAAGTACCTTCAATTCTGTTAAATCTTTCAATGCATCCAacactttcaaaaaatataGATCTTTTAAATCATTCACCAATGAGGTGTCTCCTGGAATAGCTTTACTCGCAGAACTTGACCTTGAAGCTCTCATGAATCGGAAAAGAAGGTCTTCATATGTAAGGATAGTTAGTAAGCAGATGGTTGGGATTTTTCTCACTGTATGGGTTCGGAGGAGCTTACGCAGGCATATTCAGAACCTAAGAGTGTCTactgttggtgttggtgttaTGGGTTACATTGGGAACAAG GGATCAGTGTCTGTCAGCATGTCCATATATCAGACACTATTTTGCTTTGTAACTACTCACCTGACATCAGGTGAAAAAGATGGAGATGAACTGAAAAGAAACGCTGATGTGCATGAAATACATAGAAGAACCCAATTCCGTCCAGTCTCCAACATTGGCCTGCCCAAAAGTATTCATGATCACGA AAGGATAATCTGGTTGGGTGATCTGAACTATCGTATTAACTTGTCATATGTGAGAGCACTTGAACTTATCTCCGAAAAGGAGTGGTCCAAGTTGGTGGAGAGCGACCAG CTTGTACGAGAGCTGAGAAAAGGTCATGCATTTGATGGATGGTCTGAGGGTGCTTTAACTTTTCCACCAACATATAAGTATGAGCTAAATTCTGAGAAGTATTATGGGGAGGATCCAAAGGCTGGGAGGCGTACTCCGGCATG gtGTGATCGCATCCTTTCTTACGGCAAGGGAATGAAGTTACTGAGTTACAAGAGGACTGAGGTTAAACTTTCTGATCATCGACCTGTGTCTGCCACATATATGGCTGAGGTTGAGGTGCTTTCTCCTAGGAGGCTACAGAGGGCACTCACATTTACAGATGCTGAAATTGAAAATACGGAAATTATAGCAGACTCAGATTATTGA
- the LOC120015972 gene encoding type IV inositol polyphosphate 5-phosphatase 3-like isoform X2, translated as MESRKKPRQSESDCAENCCLAWWYLQLPWARVVMRKWLNISAKDSDYSADPDDPYSDSEDDQVTDEWEQNLRTARSDFNDGLAKLRRRTSETFRAQYINTKELRIRVGTWNVGGQVPPDDLDIDDWININEPADIYVLGIQEIVPLNAGNIFGPEDNRPVAKWENIIRETLNRIRPSTMKIKSFSDPPSPSKFKPSEDIPDIEEQLFLESDSDIGEEIYPLDDNSNSYSEVKAGPINEENNFKSSELDCIESEKLDMPVEQDLQRKFSSPKKLDRLNCLRTEDCTDNVEEPAAQKFGKLTKLLSNSEKIGLSWPEPPRDLLSQHVLERTSTFNSVKSFNASNTFKKYRSFKSFTNEVSPGIALLAELDLEALMNRKRRSSYVRIVSKQMVGIFLTVWVRRSLRRHIQNLRVSTVGVGVMGYIGNKGSVSVSMSIYQTLFCFVTTHLTSGEKDGDELKRNADVHEIHRRTQFRPVSNIGLPKSIHDHERIIWLGDLNYRINLSYVRALELISEKEWSKLVESDQLVRELRKGHAFDGWSEGALTFPPTYKYELNSEKYYGEDPKAGRRTPAWCDRILSYGKGMKLLSYKRTEVKLSDHRPVSATYMAEVEVLSPRRLQRALTFTDAEIENTEIIADSDY; from the exons ATGGAGTCTCGCAAAAAGCCGCGGCAATCGGAG AGCGATTGCGCTGAAAACTGTTGTTTGGCTTGGTGGTACCTACAGCTTCCATGGGCTCGCGTGGTCATGCGCAAATGGCTCAACATCAGCGCCAAAGATTCTGATTACAGCGCCGACCCTGACGATCCATATTCTGACTCTGAAGATGACCAAG TGACTGATGAATGGGAGCAGAATTTGCGGACTGCTCGGAGTGATTTTAATG ATGGTCTTGCAAAGTTAAGAAGACGGACTTCCGAAACTTTTAGGGCACAGTATATCAATACAAAGGAACTCAG AATTCGTGTTGGCACATGGAATGTCGGAGGACAAGTTCCACCTGACGACCTAGACATTGATGATTGGATCAACATCAACGAACCCGCTGACATTTATGTGCTTGG AATACAGGAAATTGTACCCCTAAATGCTGGGAATATATTTGGTCCAGAAGATAACCGTCCAGTTGCAAAATGGGAAAACATCATTCGTGAAACATTAAATCGGATTCGACCTTCAACAATGAAGATCAAAAGTTTTAGTGATCCTCCATCCCCATCAAAGTTCAAGCCATCTGAAGATATCCCTGATATAGAAGAACAATTATTTCTTGAGAGTGATAGTGATATTGGTGAGGAAATTTATCCGTTAGATGATAACTCCAACAGTTATAGTGAAGTCAAGGCTGGTCCAATCAATGAAGAAAACAACTTCAAGAGTTCTGAACTAGACTGCATTGAGAGTGAGAAGTTAGATATGCCAGTAGAACAGGATTTGCAGAGGAAATTTTCTTCTCCAAAGAAACTAGATAGATTGAATTGCCTCCGAACAGAAGATTGTACAGATAACGTAGAAGAGCCAGCTGCCCAAAAATTTGGAAAATTAACTAAACTGTTAAGCAACTCTGAAAAGATTGGTTTGAGCTGGCCGGAGCCTCCCCGAGACTTGTTATCTCAGCATGTTTTGGAGAGGACAAGTACCTTCAATTCTGTTAAATCTTTCAATGCATCCAacactttcaaaaaatataGATCTTTTAAATCATTCACCAATGAGGTGTCTCCTGGAATAGCTTTACTCGCAGAACTTGACCTTGAAGCTCTCATGAATCGGAAAAGAAGGTCTTCATATGTAAGGATAGTTAGTAAGCAGATGGTTGGGATTTTTCTCACTGTATGGGTTCGGAGGAGCTTACGCAGGCATATTCAGAACCTAAGAGTGTCTactgttggtgttggtgttaTGGGTTACATTGGGAACAAG GGATCAGTGTCTGTCAGCATGTCCATATATCAGACACTATTTTGCTTTGTAACTACTCACCTGACATCAGGTGAAAAAGATGGAGATGAACTGAAAAGAAACGCTGATGTGCATGAAATACATAGAAGAACCCAATTCCGTCCAGTCTCCAACATTGGCCTGCCCAAAAGTATTCATGATCACGA AAGGATAATCTGGTTGGGTGATCTGAACTATCGTATTAACTTGTCATATGTGAGAGCACTTGAACTTATCTCCGAAAAGGAGTGGTCCAAGTTGGTGGAGAGCGACCAG CTTGTACGAGAGCTGAGAAAAGGTCATGCATTTGATGGATGGTCTGAGGGTGCTTTAACTTTTCCACCAACATATAAGTATGAGCTAAATTCTGAGAAGTATTATGGGGAGGATCCAAAGGCTGGGAGGCGTACTCCGGCATG gtGTGATCGCATCCTTTCTTACGGCAAGGGAATGAAGTTACTGAGTTACAAGAGGACTGAGGTTAAACTTTCTGATCATCGACCTGTGTCTGCCACATATATGGCTGAGGTTGAGGTGCTTTCTCCTAGGAGGCTACAGAGGGCACTCACATTTACAGATGCTGAAATTGAAAATACGGAAATTATAGCAGACTCAGATTATTGA
- the LOC120015972 gene encoding type IV inositol polyphosphate 5-phosphatase 3-like isoform X4 encodes MESRKKPRQSELPWARVVMRKWLNISAKDSDYSADPDDPYSDSEDDQVTDEWEQNLRTARSDFNDGLAKLRRRTSETFRAQYINTKELRIRVGTWNVGGQVPPDDLDIDDWININEPADIYVLGIQEIVPLNAGNIFGPEDNRPVAKWENIIRETLNRIRPSTMKIKSFSDPPSPSKFKPSEDIPDIEEQLFLESDSDIGEEIYPLDDNSNSYSEVKAGPINEENNFKSSELDCIESEKLDMPVEQDLQRKFSSPKKLDRLNCLRTEDCTDNVEEPAAQKFGKLTKLLSNSEKIGLSWPEPPRDLLSQHVLERTSTFNSVKSFNASNTFKKYRSFKSFTNEVSPGIALLAELDLEALMNRKRRSSYVRIVSKQMVGIFLTVWVRRSLRRHIQNLRVSTVGVGVMGYIGNKGSVSVSMSIYQTLFCFVTTHLTSGEKDGDELKRNADVHEIHRRTQFRPVSNIGLPKSIHDHERIIWLGDLNYRINLSYVRALELISEKEWSKLVESDQLVRELRKGHAFDGWSEGALTFPPTYKYELNSEKYYGEDPKAGRRTPAWCDRILSYGKGMKLLSYKRTEVKLSDHRPVSATYMAEVEVLSPRRLQRALTFTDAEIENTEIIADSDY; translated from the exons ATGGAGTCTCGCAAAAAGCCGCGGCAATCGGAG CTTCCATGGGCTCGCGTGGTCATGCGCAAATGGCTCAACATCAGCGCCAAAGATTCTGATTACAGCGCCGACCCTGACGATCCATATTCTGACTCTGAAGATGACCAAG TGACTGATGAATGGGAGCAGAATTTGCGGACTGCTCGGAGTGATTTTAATG ATGGTCTTGCAAAGTTAAGAAGACGGACTTCCGAAACTTTTAGGGCACAGTATATCAATACAAAGGAACTCAG AATTCGTGTTGGCACATGGAATGTCGGAGGACAAGTTCCACCTGACGACCTAGACATTGATGATTGGATCAACATCAACGAACCCGCTGACATTTATGTGCTTGG AATACAGGAAATTGTACCCCTAAATGCTGGGAATATATTTGGTCCAGAAGATAACCGTCCAGTTGCAAAATGGGAAAACATCATTCGTGAAACATTAAATCGGATTCGACCTTCAACAATGAAGATCAAAAGTTTTAGTGATCCTCCATCCCCATCAAAGTTCAAGCCATCTGAAGATATCCCTGATATAGAAGAACAATTATTTCTTGAGAGTGATAGTGATATTGGTGAGGAAATTTATCCGTTAGATGATAACTCCAACAGTTATAGTGAAGTCAAGGCTGGTCCAATCAATGAAGAAAACAACTTCAAGAGTTCTGAACTAGACTGCATTGAGAGTGAGAAGTTAGATATGCCAGTAGAACAGGATTTGCAGAGGAAATTTTCTTCTCCAAAGAAACTAGATAGATTGAATTGCCTCCGAACAGAAGATTGTACAGATAACGTAGAAGAGCCAGCTGCCCAAAAATTTGGAAAATTAACTAAACTGTTAAGCAACTCTGAAAAGATTGGTTTGAGCTGGCCGGAGCCTCCCCGAGACTTGTTATCTCAGCATGTTTTGGAGAGGACAAGTACCTTCAATTCTGTTAAATCTTTCAATGCATCCAacactttcaaaaaatataGATCTTTTAAATCATTCACCAATGAGGTGTCTCCTGGAATAGCTTTACTCGCAGAACTTGACCTTGAAGCTCTCATGAATCGGAAAAGAAGGTCTTCATATGTAAGGATAGTTAGTAAGCAGATGGTTGGGATTTTTCTCACTGTATGGGTTCGGAGGAGCTTACGCAGGCATATTCAGAACCTAAGAGTGTCTactgttggtgttggtgttaTGGGTTACATTGGGAACAAG GGATCAGTGTCTGTCAGCATGTCCATATATCAGACACTATTTTGCTTTGTAACTACTCACCTGACATCAGGTGAAAAAGATGGAGATGAACTGAAAAGAAACGCTGATGTGCATGAAATACATAGAAGAACCCAATTCCGTCCAGTCTCCAACATTGGCCTGCCCAAAAGTATTCATGATCACGA AAGGATAATCTGGTTGGGTGATCTGAACTATCGTATTAACTTGTCATATGTGAGAGCACTTGAACTTATCTCCGAAAAGGAGTGGTCCAAGTTGGTGGAGAGCGACCAG CTTGTACGAGAGCTGAGAAAAGGTCATGCATTTGATGGATGGTCTGAGGGTGCTTTAACTTTTCCACCAACATATAAGTATGAGCTAAATTCTGAGAAGTATTATGGGGAGGATCCAAAGGCTGGGAGGCGTACTCCGGCATG gtGTGATCGCATCCTTTCTTACGGCAAGGGAATGAAGTTACTGAGTTACAAGAGGACTGAGGTTAAACTTTCTGATCATCGACCTGTGTCTGCCACATATATGGCTGAGGTTGAGGTGCTTTCTCCTAGGAGGCTACAGAGGGCACTCACATTTACAGATGCTGAAATTGAAAATACGGAAATTATAGCAGACTCAGATTATTGA